Proteins encoded within one genomic window of Variovorax sp. OAS795:
- a CDS encoding tripartite tricarboxylate transporter substrate binding protein — protein MKRRTLTLSAAALALAPLLGHAQQGFPEKPITFIVPFAAGTATDQIARALGNSITAETKQPVVIDNKAGASGFIASQQAAKAAPDGYTVLITTNTTHAANEHLFKKLPYDPVKDFAPIAALGKGGQIMVVNPSFPAKSVAEFVALAKKEPGKYSFGSGSSSSRMAGELLQQMADIKLLHVPYKSNTLAVTDLLGGQIHMMITDAATGLPQIKGGKLRALGVSSAARSPLAPDVPTISEAGVKGYEMGYWFAAYAPAKTPPAVVKRLNELLVKAAKSESAKAAFYEPTGTEVFTTSPEELARFQTAESQKWGRIVKAAGIEAE, from the coding sequence ATGAAACGACGTACCCTGACCCTTTCGGCCGCCGCGCTGGCCCTGGCGCCGCTGCTCGGACATGCCCAGCAAGGCTTTCCGGAAAAGCCCATCACCTTCATCGTGCCCTTTGCGGCCGGCACCGCCACCGACCAGATCGCACGCGCGCTGGGCAACAGCATCACGGCAGAAACGAAGCAGCCGGTCGTGATCGACAACAAGGCCGGCGCGAGCGGCTTCATCGCCTCGCAGCAGGCCGCCAAGGCCGCACCGGACGGCTACACGGTGCTCATCACCACCAACACCACGCACGCCGCCAACGAGCACCTGTTCAAGAAGCTGCCCTATGACCCGGTGAAGGATTTCGCGCCCATCGCGGCGCTCGGCAAGGGCGGGCAGATCATGGTGGTGAACCCCTCGTTCCCCGCAAAGAGCGTGGCCGAGTTCGTCGCGCTCGCGAAGAAGGAGCCGGGCAAGTACAGCTTCGGCAGCGGCAGTTCGTCCAGCCGCATGGCGGGCGAGCTGCTGCAGCAGATGGCCGACATCAAGCTGCTGCACGTGCCCTACAAGAGCAACACGCTGGCCGTGACCGACCTCTTGGGCGGGCAGATCCACATGATGATCACCGACGCGGCCACGGGCCTGCCGCAAATCAAGGGCGGCAAGCTGCGCGCGCTGGGCGTGTCGAGCGCGGCGCGTTCGCCGCTCGCGCCGGACGTGCCCACCATCTCGGAAGCCGGCGTGAAGGGATATGAAATGGGCTACTGGTTTGCGGCCTATGCGCCCGCCAAGACGCCCCCGGCCGTGGTCAAGCGCCTCAACGAGCTGCTGGTGAAGGCCGCCAAGAGCGAATCCGCGAAGGCGGCCTTCTATGAACCCACCGGCACCGAAGTGTTCACCACCTCGCCCGAAGAGCTTGCCAGGTTCCAGACAGCCGAATCGCAGAAGTGGGGCCGGATCGTGAAGGCAGCGGGCATCGAGGCCGAGTAG